From Streptomyces sp. TLI_053, a single genomic window includes:
- a CDS encoding DUF3099 domain-containing protein — translation MGKSTGAGQVHRITGARSSLTEDVRGRQRRYVASMLLRTVCVLLAVVLWDVQRWLALAALAGGVLLPYFAVLLANAGRERAPGLPSTFDVPPETPLMLGPGGTGGRGANVTHGADGAGRVPTDPSQNQS, via the coding sequence ATGGGCAAGAGCACCGGGGCCGGACAGGTCCACCGGATCACGGGGGCCCGCAGCAGCCTCACCGAGGACGTCCGGGGCCGCCAGCGCCGCTACGTGGCGTCGATGCTGCTGCGGACGGTCTGCGTCCTGCTCGCCGTGGTGCTGTGGGACGTGCAGCGGTGGCTGGCGCTCGCGGCACTGGCGGGCGGGGTGCTGCTGCCGTACTTCGCGGTGCTGCTCGCCAACGCCGGCCGGGAGCGCGCGCCGGGCCTGCCGTCCACCTTCGACGTACCGCCGGAGACGCCGCTGATGCTGGGCCCCGGGGGCACCGGTGGACGAGGGGCGAATGTGACTCACGGTGCCGACGGGGCGGGCCGTGTGCCCACCGATCCTTCACAGAATCAGAGCTGA